A genomic region of Candidatus Binataceae bacterium contains the following coding sequences:
- a CDS encoding alpha/beta hydrolase, which yields MAKIEPVTGHYIHVPFEGEEYRIFYEESGKGIPLVCLHTAGTDSREWRHQLNDPDIRERFHVIAFDLPRHGKSIPPKGWWKEEYKLTAKFYADFVVALCRELNLDRPVVMGSSMGGNICLHLAQRYSDYFRALIAIEACDYSPGWWLDWLWHAQIHGGEACATAINGLMAPQSPFEYRQETWWYYSQGGPGIFKGDLYFYSVDHDFREDCEKISGKIPVYFMTGVYDFACTPEMTQKTAKKVRNSECIIMEEIGHFPMSENPVTFKKYLMPVLQKIK from the coding sequence ATGGCAAAGATAGAGCCGGTGACCGGACATTACATTCACGTTCCGTTCGAGGGCGAGGAGTACCGGATTTTCTACGAGGAATCCGGCAAGGGCATCCCGCTCGTCTGCCTGCACACGGCGGGCACCGATTCGCGCGAATGGCGCCATCAGCTGAACGACCCCGACATCCGCGAGCGCTTTCACGTGATCGCGTTCGACCTTCCGCGCCACGGCAAATCGATTCCGCCCAAGGGCTGGTGGAAAGAGGAGTACAAGCTCACCGCCAAGTTCTACGCCGATTTCGTGGTCGCGCTCTGCCGCGAGCTCAACCTGGATCGGCCGGTGGTGATGGGCAGCTCGATGGGCGGAAACATCTGCCTGCATCTCGCGCAGCGCTACAGCGACTACTTCCGCGCGCTCATCGCGATCGAAGCCTGTGACTATTCGCCTGGATGGTGGCTCGATTGGCTGTGGCACGCGCAGATCCACGGCGGCGAGGCCTGTGCCACCGCGATCAACGGCCTGATGGCGCCGCAGAGCCCGTTCGAATATCGCCAGGAAACCTGGTGGTACTACTCGCAGGGCGGCCCCGGAATTTTCAAGGGCGACCTCTACTTCTACAGCGTCGATCACGATTTCCGCGAAGATTGCGAGAAGATCTCGGGCAAGATCCCTGTGTACTTCATGACCGGCGTCTATGACTTCGCCTGCACGCCCGAGATGACGCAGAAGACCGCGAAGAAGGTGCGCAACTCCGAGTGCATCATCATGGAGGAGATCGGACATTTCCCGATGTCCGAAAATCCGGTGACGTTCAAGAAGTACCTGATGCCGGTGCTGCAGAAGATAAAGTAG